AGGTCACGTCACCGTACGTGACCTGCGTGACGCGTGCGCGGCTCAGTCGCGCCGGGCGGCCAGGCGGGCGAGCGGCTCGTCGGTGAGCCGGTAGCGGTACCACTCGTCCTGGTTGACCGCGCCGAGCTTCTCATAGAAGTCGATGCTCGGCCGGTTCCAGTCGAGGACCGCCCATTCGAGGCGCTGGTAGCCGCGCTCGGCGCAGATCTCCGCCAGCTTGCGCATCAGGCTGACGCCGTGGCCGCCGCCGCGGTGCTGCGGGCGGACGTACAGGTCCTCCATGTAGATGCCGTGCGTGCCGCGCCAGGTGGAGTAGGTGAGGAACCAGAGCGTGAAGCCCACCACCGCGCCGTCCTGCTCGGCGATGTGCGCGAAGGCGGCGGGGTGGTCGCGGAAGAGGGTGTCGTGGAGCTGCTCCTCGGTCACGCGCACCTCGTGGGCGGCCTTCTCGTACGTGGCGAGCTCGCGGATCATGCTGACGATCTCGGGCACGTCAGCGGGGGTGGCAGGACGAATCATGGCATTGAGGCTACGCGTGGTCGAACCCCGCTCCGTACCCATACGCGCTTTGCCTAGAACGGTATTCGGACCGGCGTGGGGACGCTCATTCCGGATGACCGACAGGGGAGCGGGAATCGTGAGCGTTGCACAAGGGCTGGGCGCGGGCCCGCCGTCATGCCCGGACCTCGAGGCGGCCCTCGTCCGCGGCGAGCGCGCGCTGTTCGAGGAGGGCGACTTGCAGCGCGCCAGGCGCTGGTTCGACACGGCCTACTCACAGGCGGAGGCGTGCGGCGATCGGGCCGGCCTCGCACAGGCGGCGCTGGGGCTGGGCGGGATCTGGGTGCACGAGCACCGCACGGCGGTCGAGTGGGAGAAGGTACGAGTCCGCCAGCGGCACGCCCTGTCCCAGGTGGACCCCGGCTCCGCGCTCGCGCTGCGGCTGCGGCTGCGCATCCAGGGCGAAGAGGACTACCGCGCCGGCACCCACGAGGGCATCCTGCGGCTGCTGGACCTGGCCAGGCGCTCGGGCGACCCGCTGGCGCTGGCGGAGGCGCTGAGCCT
The nucleotide sequence above comes from Nonomuraea gerenzanensis. Encoded proteins:
- a CDS encoding GNAT family N-acetyltransferase codes for the protein MIRPATPADVPEIVSMIRELATYEKAAHEVRVTEEQLHDTLFRDHPAAFAHIAEQDGAVVGFTLWFLTYSTWRGTHGIYMEDLYVRPQHRGGGHGVSLMRKLAEICAERGYQRLEWAVLDWNRPSIDFYEKLGAVNQDEWYRYRLTDEPLARLAARRD